A genomic window from Acinetobacter chinensis includes:
- a CDS encoding ammonium transporter — translation MTSAAKYLMICILAALAVQGYASVIVAGEDFKQFDIIPDFELLILGGVFVILLQAGFAVAEGGYEKSLKSFYGLCINYLAAILGTFFFGLVYSVSFDPQGAAHALEVLANIHGWHWNVIFFYTLMATTITTIVGRVFPADYSVPAYAFISFLVAGVIFPFFSCWAWGSILYDSGWLKQLGFIDYAGSTVVHSSAAWVVLAGYLVLRSTSQIQMEKRDVIFDDYKILSFSLAGFILWLAWSGLNIIYISDIPVSIVTIVLSAVAALIGSVVTVVVFSLFFNKKIAWEAMLKATLGALVAVTASCGFVSISTAAVIGGGAGLITLYSPNLLKKWLDSKHIREVIAVHGLCGIWGTLAVSLSGQVLGNMTHAVSLKTQLTGILVCFIWSFGTAFVAFWSMKMLGIKFRTSSVTDKV, via the coding sequence ATGACGTCAGCTGCTAAATATTTGATGATCTGTATTCTTGCTGCTTTGGCAGTACAGGGGTATGCATCAGTTATTGTTGCAGGTGAGGATTTTAAACAGTTCGACATTATTCCTGATTTTGAGTTGCTGATTCTGGGTGGGGTATTTGTCATACTGCTTCAGGCGGGGTTCGCGGTCGCAGAAGGTGGTTATGAGAAGAGTCTGAAATCTTTTTATGGATTGTGCATCAATTATCTGGCGGCAATACTGGGGACATTCTTTTTTGGTCTGGTGTATTCAGTATCATTTGACCCTCAGGGGGCAGCGCATGCATTGGAGGTACTGGCGAATATTCATGGGTGGCACTGGAATGTCATCTTTTTTTATACGCTTATGGCAACAACCATTACCACGATTGTAGGTAGAGTATTTCCGGCAGATTACAGTGTTCCGGCCTATGCATTTATCAGCTTTTTAGTGGCGGGTGTGATTTTTCCTTTTTTCAGTTGCTGGGCCTGGGGAAGCATTTTATATGACAGTGGGTGGTTGAAACAGTTAGGTTTTATTGATTATGCCGGCTCTACAGTAGTGCATTCTTCGGCAGCCTGGGTCGTACTGGCAGGTTATCTGGTACTTCGCTCAACCTCACAGATTCAGATGGAAAAGCGGGATGTGATCTTTGATGATTACAAAATTCTGTCTTTTTCGCTGGCGGGTTTTATTCTGTGGCTGGCATGGTCAGGTCTGAATATTATTTATATTTCAGATATTCCTGTCAGTATTGTAACAATTGTGCTCAGTGCTGTGGCAGCATTGATTGGTTCAGTTGTGACAGTGGTCGTTTTCTCTCTGTTTTTTAATAAAAAGATAGCCTGGGAGGCTATGCTGAAAGCAACGCTTGGGGCATTGGTTGCTGTAACTGCCAGTTGTGGTTTTGTCAGTATTTCAACTGCGGCGGTGATTGGTGGTGGGGCAGGATTAATTACACTGTACAGTCCGAATCTGCTGAAAAAGTGGCTTGATTCAAAACATATCCGTGAAGTGATCGCGGTGCATGGACTGTGTGGAATATGGGGAACACTGGCCGTCTCTCTGAGTGGGCAGGTGCTTGGAAATATGACGCATGCTGTCAGTCTGAAAACTCAGTTAACGGGTATTCTTGTCTGTTTTATCTGGAGTTTCGGTACGGCATTTGTGGCATTCTGGAGTATGAAAATGCTGGGAATAAAGTTCAGAACTTCCAGTGTGACGGATAAAGTCTGA
- the rsfS gene encoding ribosome silencing factor: MNLEPSPSASNSHDFTMNSQSQDVQNCLKVVQEALQDVKAKDIIDIDVSRISNVADAIVIASGTSTRHVKALADNVAEEARKAGFRPLGVEGERDAEWILIDLGFVVVHVMLPTARKFYDLESLWRTSPNTVA, from the coding sequence ATGAATTTAGAACCATCGCCCAGCGCTTCTAATTCTCACGATTTCACAATGAATTCCCAGTCCCAGGATGTACAGAACTGCTTAAAAGTCGTACAGGAAGCCCTGCAGGATGTAAAAGCCAAAGATATTATTGATATTGATGTCAGCCGCATCAGCAATGTCGCAGATGCGATTGTCATTGCAAGCGGTACATCTACACGTCATGTTAAAGCACTTGCTGATAACGTTGCTGAAGAAGCACGCAAAGCAGGTTTCCGCCCTTTAGGTGTGGAAGGTGAGCGAGACGCAGAATGGATCCTGATTGATCTTGGTTTTGTTGTTGTTCACGTCATGCTGCCAACAGCACGTAAATTTTATGACCTTGAAAGCCTATGGCGTACAAGCCCAAATACAGTGGCATAA